The proteins below come from a single Saccharopolyspora sp. SCSIO 74807 genomic window:
- a CDS encoding ATP-dependent Clp protease ATP-binding subunit, protein MFERFTDRARRVVVLAQEEARMLNHNYIGTEHILLGLIHEGEGVAAKALESLGIALEGVRQQVEEIIGQGQQAPSGHIPFTPRAKKVLELSLREALQLGHNYIGTEHILLGLIREGEGVAAQVLVKLGADLNRVRQQVLQLLSGYQGKEPAEAGGRGEGTPSSSLVLDQFGRNLTQSARESKLDPVIGRDKEIERIMQVLSRRTKNNPVMIGEAGVGKTAVVEGLAQKVVKGEVPETLKEKQLYTLDLGSLVAGSRYRGDFEERLKKVLKEIKTRGDIILFIDEIHTLVGAGAAEGAIDAASILKPMLARGELQTIGATTLEEYRKYVEKDPALERRFQPIQVGEPSLEHTVEILKGLRDRYEAHHRVSITDGALASAASLADRYINDRYLPDKAIDLIDEAGARMRIRRMTAPPDLREFDEKIADVRRDKESAIDAQDFERAARLRDEEKQLLGQKEEREKQWKAGDLDVVAEVDDEQIAEVLANWTGIPVFKLTEEETTRLLRMEDELHKRIIGQEDAVKAVSQAIRRTRAGLKDPKRPSGSFIFAGPSGVGKTELSKALAEFLFGDDDALVQIDMGEFHDRYTASRLFGAPPGYVGYEEGGQLTEKVRRKPFSVVLFDEIEKAHQEIYNTLLQVLEDGRLTDGQGRTVDFKNTVLIFTSNLGTGDISKAVGLGFSAGNSAESNYERMKSKVNEEMKKHFRPEFLNRIDDVIVFHQLTENEIVQMVDLLTGRVEKALKGKDMSLELTSTAKKLLAKRGFDPVLGARPLRRTIQREVEDRLSEKILFGEVEAGQIVIVDVEGWDGEGSDDQAQFTFRGETKPGLVPDSPPVDLASSTGPSGSSEESGENRESE, encoded by the coding sequence ATGTTCGAGAGGTTCACCGACCGCGCGAGGCGGGTGGTCGTCCTGGCCCAAGAAGAGGCCCGGATGCTCAACCACAACTACATCGGCACCGAGCACATTCTCCTGGGCTTGATCCACGAGGGTGAGGGTGTCGCCGCCAAGGCGCTGGAGTCGCTGGGCATCGCCCTGGAAGGCGTGCGCCAGCAGGTCGAGGAGATCATCGGCCAGGGCCAGCAGGCCCCGAGCGGTCACATCCCGTTCACCCCACGGGCGAAGAAGGTGCTGGAGCTGTCGCTGCGCGAGGCGCTGCAGCTCGGCCACAACTACATCGGCACCGAGCACATCCTGCTCGGGCTGATCCGCGAAGGCGAGGGCGTCGCCGCGCAGGTGCTGGTCAAGCTTGGCGCGGACCTGAACCGGGTGCGCCAGCAGGTGCTGCAGCTGCTGTCCGGCTACCAGGGCAAGGAACCGGCCGAGGCCGGTGGCCGCGGGGAGGGCACGCCGTCCTCGTCGCTGGTGCTCGACCAGTTCGGCCGCAACCTCACGCAGAGCGCGCGCGAGTCGAAGCTCGACCCGGTGATCGGCCGGGACAAGGAGATCGAGCGCATCATGCAGGTGCTCTCGCGCCGCACCAAGAACAACCCGGTGATGATCGGCGAGGCCGGTGTCGGCAAGACCGCCGTCGTCGAGGGCCTGGCGCAGAAGGTCGTCAAGGGCGAGGTGCCCGAGACGCTCAAGGAGAAGCAGCTCTACACCCTCGACCTGGGTTCGCTGGTCGCCGGCTCCCGCTACCGCGGTGACTTCGAGGAGCGCCTGAAGAAGGTGCTCAAGGAGATCAAGACCCGCGGCGACATCATCCTGTTCATCGACGAGATCCACACCCTCGTCGGCGCCGGAGCGGCAGAAGGCGCCATAGACGCCGCGAGCATCCTCAAGCCGATGCTGGCCCGCGGCGAGCTGCAGACGATCGGCGCCACCACGCTCGAGGAGTACCGCAAGTACGTCGAGAAGGACCCGGCGCTGGAGCGCCGCTTCCAGCCGATCCAGGTGGGCGAGCCCTCGCTGGAGCACACCGTGGAGATCCTCAAGGGCCTCCGCGACCGCTACGAGGCGCACCACCGGGTGTCCATCACCGACGGCGCGCTGGCCTCGGCGGCCAGCCTGGCGGACCGCTACATCAACGACCGCTACCTGCCGGACAAGGCGATCGACCTGATCGACGAGGCGGGCGCCCGGATGCGCATCCGGCGCATGACCGCGCCGCCGGACCTGCGCGAGTTCGACGAGAAGATCGCCGACGTGCGCCGCGACAAGGAGTCCGCGATCGACGCGCAGGACTTCGAGCGGGCCGCCCGCCTGCGGGACGAGGAGAAGCAGCTCCTCGGCCAGAAGGAGGAGCGGGAGAAGCAGTGGAAGGCCGGTGACCTGGACGTCGTCGCGGAGGTCGACGACGAGCAGATCGCCGAGGTGCTGGCGAACTGGACCGGCATCCCGGTGTTCAAGCTCACCGAGGAGGAGACCACGCGGCTGCTCCGCATGGAGGACGAGCTGCACAAGCGGATCATCGGCCAGGAGGACGCGGTCAAGGCCGTGTCGCAGGCGATCCGCCGCACTCGTGCCGGGCTGAAGGACCCCAAGCGCCCGTCCGGTTCGTTCATCTTCGCCGGCCCGTCCGGTGTGGGTAAGACCGAGCTGTCCAAGGCGCTGGCGGAGTTCCTGTTCGGCGACGACGACGCGCTCGTGCAGATCGACATGGGCGAGTTCCACGACCGCTACACGGCCTCCCGGCTGTTCGGCGCCCCTCCGGGCTACGTCGGTTACGAGGAAGGCGGGCAGCTGACCGAGAAGGTGCGGCGCAAGCCGTTCTCGGTGGTGCTGTTCGACGAGATCGAGAAGGCGCACCAGGAGATCTACAACACGCTGCTGCAGGTGTTGGAGGACGGCCGCCTGACCGACGGTCAGGGCCGCACGGTGGACTTCAAGAACACCGTGCTGATCTTCACCTCGAACTTGGGCACGGGCGACATCTCCAAGGCCGTGGGCCTGGGCTTCTCCGCGGGGAACTCGGCGGAGTCCAACTACGAGCGGATGAAGTCCAAGGTCAACGAGGAGATGAAGAAGCACTTCCGGCCGGAGTTCCTGAACCGCATCGACGACGTGATCGTGTTCCACCAGCTGACCGAGAACGAGATCGTGCAGATGGTGGACCTGCTCACCGGCCGGGTGGAGAAGGCGCTCAAGGGCAAGGACATGTCCTTGGAGCTGACCTCGACCGCGAAGAAGCTGCTGGCCAAGCGCGGGTTCGACCCGGTGTTGGGTGCGCGGCCGCTGCGCCGCACGATCCAGCGCGAGGTGGAGGACCGGCTGTCCGAGAAGATCCTGTTCGGCGAGGTCGAGGCCGGGCAGATCGTGATCGTGGACGTCGAGGGCTGGGACGGCGAAGGCTCCGACGACCAGGCGCAGTTCACCTTCCGCGGCGAGACGAAGCCGGGCCTGGTCCCGGACTCCCCGCCGGTGGACCTGGCCTCCTCGACCGGCCCGTCGGGCTCGTCGGAGGAGTCCGGCGAGAACCGCGAGTCGGAGTGA
- a CDS encoding iron chelate uptake ABC transporter family permease subunit, with translation MTQLLESPKRVPGRSPVRVGPLSGVLRARPLLVLFGGLVVLLAGLVLDVAIGTYPISPGQVLATLFGGGDRADQLIVFTLRMPRALTGLLVGAALGLAGAITQAVARNPLASPDMLGITSGAGLAATTMIVLGSGLGAASAIGLPVVALIGGLLAGLAIYLLAYRQGVDSYRIVLVGVGVSALAGNATYWLLTVGDVNDAGRAMVWLTGSLNARGWEHVVPTAIALAVLLPLALLGAHVLGALQFDDDTVRGLGVRTDLARGALLLASVVLASVATAAAGPVQFVALAAPQIAMRMARAARPPLVASLVFGAVLVVVADLLSRTAFGAMELPVGIVTAILGAPYLIYLLVRRYREDHA, from the coding sequence GTGACTCAGCTACTCGAGAGCCCCAAGCGGGTACCCGGCCGCTCGCCGGTGCGGGTCGGTCCGCTGTCCGGAGTGCTGCGCGCCCGGCCGCTGCTGGTGCTGTTCGGCGGGCTCGTGGTGCTGCTCGCCGGGCTGGTGCTCGACGTCGCCATCGGGACGTACCCGATCAGCCCGGGTCAGGTGCTGGCGACGTTGTTCGGCGGCGGTGACCGCGCGGATCAGCTCATCGTGTTCACGCTGCGGATGCCGCGGGCGCTGACCGGCCTGCTGGTCGGCGCAGCGCTCGGGCTGGCGGGTGCGATCACCCAGGCGGTCGCGCGCAACCCGCTGGCCAGTCCGGACATGCTGGGCATCACCTCGGGCGCGGGGCTGGCGGCGACCACGATGATCGTGCTCGGCAGCGGGCTCGGCGCGGCTTCGGCGATCGGCCTGCCGGTGGTCGCGCTGATCGGCGGACTGCTCGCCGGGCTGGCGATCTACCTGCTGGCCTATCGCCAGGGCGTCGACTCCTACCGGATCGTGCTGGTCGGCGTGGGCGTCTCCGCGCTGGCCGGGAACGCCACGTACTGGCTGCTGACCGTCGGCGACGTCAACGACGCGGGGCGCGCGATGGTGTGGCTGACCGGCAGCCTCAACGCGCGCGGCTGGGAGCACGTGGTGCCGACGGCGATCGCGCTGGCGGTGCTGCTGCCGCTGGCGCTGCTCGGCGCGCACGTGCTCGGGGCGTTGCAGTTCGACGACGACACCGTCCGCGGGCTGGGCGTGCGGACCGACCTGGCGCGGGGCGCGCTGCTGCTGGCTTCGGTCGTGCTGGCCTCGGTCGCGACCGCAGCCGCGGGACCGGTGCAGTTCGTGGCGCTCGCAGCGCCGCAGATCGCGATGCGGATGGCGCGGGCGGCACGACCACCCCTGGTCGCATCGCTGGTGTTCGGCGCGGTGCTGGTGGTCGTGGCCGACCTGCTGTCCCGGACCGCCTTCGGCGCCATGGAACTCCCGGTCGGCATCGTGACCGCGATCCTGGGCGCCCCATACCTGATCTACCTGCTCGTCCGTCGGTACCGGGAGGACCACGCATGA
- a CDS encoding DUF5753 domain-containing protein, translating to MRSLRGCVARSATGVVDGPARRVDQLCQRSFERLADLQADATAIGFYDTGIVPGLAQSAEYARAVFAACDGVWWPSSEEEIRRRLDFRLEQQRRVLEASEPKDITLVLTETALDQVVGSPSVLGGQLEHLLRLADRDDVTVQIIPRSVPDNPVLGEGLITLDFGASAPRIAFKGSHAPATYYDHEQDTTPMFRAMERLRELASSPEASGELLSAKLRGVQ from the coding sequence GTGCGGTCACTCCGCGGCTGTGTTGCTCGTTCAGCTACGGGCGTCGTCGACGGTCCGGCGCGCCGCGTTGACCAGTTGTGCCAGCGCTCGTTCGAGCGGCTCGCCGACCTGCAGGCCGATGCCACGGCGATCGGTTTCTACGACACCGGAATCGTGCCCGGCCTCGCGCAATCCGCTGAATACGCGCGAGCGGTGTTCGCTGCGTGCGACGGAGTCTGGTGGCCCTCCTCGGAAGAGGAGATCCGGCGGAGGTTGGACTTCCGGCTCGAGCAGCAGCGCCGTGTGCTGGAGGCGTCGGAGCCGAAGGACATCACGTTGGTGCTGACCGAAACGGCGCTTGACCAGGTCGTCGGCAGCCCGTCCGTGCTGGGCGGCCAACTTGAGCACTTGCTACGGCTCGCTGATCGTGACGACGTCACGGTCCAGATCATCCCGCGTAGTGTTCCGGACAATCCGGTGCTGGGTGAAGGGCTGATCACCCTGGACTTCGGTGCGTCGGCGCCGAGAATCGCTTTCAAAGGTAGTCACGCGCCCGCCACCTACTACGATCATGAGCAGGACACGACGCCGATGTTCCGGGCGATGGAACGACTTCGTGAACTGGCGTCGTCTCCCGAGGCGTCGGGCGAGCTCCTATCCGCGAAGTTGAGGGGCGTGCAGTGA
- a CDS encoding antibiotic biosynthesis monooxygenase encodes MAVVKINAIEVPEGQGPELEKRFASRHGSVEDAPGFLGFELLRPVNGESRYFVYTKWETEEDFQNWAQGPAKAAHANANENPVATGASLLEFEIVQQTQK; translated from the coding sequence ATGGCGGTTGTGAAGATCAATGCGATCGAGGTCCCGGAAGGCCAGGGGCCCGAGTTGGAGAAGCGGTTCGCCAGCAGGCACGGGTCGGTCGAGGACGCCCCGGGCTTCCTCGGTTTCGAGCTGCTGCGCCCGGTCAACGGCGAGTCGCGGTACTTCGTCTACACCAAGTGGGAGACCGAAGAGGACTTCCAGAACTGGGCGCAGGGACCGGCGAAGGCCGCGCACGCGAACGCGAACGAGAACCCGGTCGCCACCGGCGCGAGCCTGCTGGAGTTCGAGATCGTCCAGCAGACGCAGAAGTGA
- a CDS encoding DUF397 domain-containing protein: MINHDTGWFKSSRSAANSDACVEVRLTERGVSVRDSKDPAGGQVRVEHASWARSLGEVAGRAQH; the protein is encoded by the coding sequence ATGATCAACCACGACACCGGCTGGTTCAAGAGCAGTCGGAGCGCGGCGAACAGCGACGCTTGTGTCGAGGTGCGGTTAACCGAGCGCGGTGTGTCGGTGCGCGACTCGAAGGACCCTGCGGGCGGCCAGGTGCGTGTGGAGCACGCTTCGTGGGCGCGTTCCCTCGGCGAGGTGGCGGGGCGGGCACAGCACTGA
- a CDS encoding Sir2 family NAD-dependent protein deacetylase: MSDDALSAAAELIRDAEALLVCAGAGIGVDSGLPDFRGDTGFWRAYPPYERLGLSFAEVADPVHFAEDPELAWGFYGHRLAMYRRTTPHEGFRILRRWGASMPSGSGVFTSNVDGHFQAAGFEQVAECHGSIHHLQCLEPCTDDVWSADDVSVEVDTATMRAVPPLPACRNCGGTARPNILMFGDFSWIPEHAQPALDSLQAWRRSLRSARLAVVELGAGTAVPTVRRHAELASAGSGALIRINPREPEVRHGRGISLPAGALEALGAIDERL; encoded by the coding sequence ATGAGCGACGATGCGCTGTCCGCGGCCGCGGAGCTGATCCGCGACGCCGAAGCGCTGCTGGTGTGCGCGGGCGCGGGGATCGGGGTGGACTCCGGCCTCCCCGACTTCCGCGGCGACACCGGTTTCTGGCGGGCCTATCCGCCGTACGAGCGGCTGGGCCTGAGCTTCGCCGAGGTCGCCGATCCGGTCCACTTCGCCGAAGATCCCGAGCTGGCGTGGGGCTTCTACGGCCACCGGCTGGCGATGTACCGGCGCACCACGCCGCACGAGGGTTTCCGGATCCTGCGCCGCTGGGGTGCGTCGATGCCGTCCGGCTCCGGCGTGTTCACGTCCAACGTGGACGGACATTTCCAAGCGGCCGGGTTCGAGCAGGTCGCCGAATGCCACGGCAGCATCCACCACCTGCAGTGCCTGGAACCCTGCACGGACGACGTGTGGTCCGCCGACGACGTCTCCGTCGAGGTCGACACCGCGACCATGCGGGCGGTTCCGCCGCTGCCCGCCTGCCGCAACTGCGGCGGCACCGCGCGGCCGAACATCCTGATGTTCGGGGATTTCAGCTGGATCCCGGAGCACGCGCAGCCAGCGCTGGACTCGTTGCAGGCGTGGCGGCGGTCGTTGCGCTCGGCCCGCCTGGCCGTGGTCGAGCTGGGCGCGGGAACCGCGGTGCCGACGGTGCGGCGGCACGCCGAGCTGGCCAGCGCCGGGTCCGGCGCACTCATCCGGATCAACCCGCGCGAGCCGGAGGTCCGGCACGGGCGGGGCATCTCGCTTCCCGCGGGCGCGCTGGAGGCGCTCGGGGCGATCGACGAGCGGCTCTGA
- a CDS encoding endonuclease/exonuclease/phosphatase family protein, which yields MDLAVAEPQEIEPPPRKRKSGTVTALVALAVLGLLAWTAPVLLGFDTQNRYTIALVAILQYALPVGVVLVVLGLALRRWISTLVAALLTVLLAVLVLPRGIPDSPTPVQGTPLRVLSVNLYFGQAQPERVVELVRSRRVDVLSLQEVTPEAVAALDRAGLRELLPHRVVHARPGADGTGIASRFPMRELSLVPPTSLAQPSARIDLPGGRDVEFVGVHPLYPMGADTAGSWLREITALPGPPAEGGPARVLAGDFNGTLDHTPLRTMLGRGYSDAAEVTGGGFTPTWGSGWVPRVTIDHVLTSAGVVAQAYSVLDVPGSDHRAVFAHLVVPS from the coding sequence ATGGATCTGGCCGTGGCCGAACCGCAGGAGATCGAACCACCTCCCCGCAAGCGCAAGAGCGGCACCGTGACCGCGCTGGTCGCGCTCGCCGTGCTCGGCCTGCTGGCGTGGACGGCGCCGGTGCTGCTCGGTTTCGACACGCAGAACCGGTACACGATCGCACTGGTCGCGATCCTGCAGTACGCACTTCCGGTCGGCGTGGTGCTGGTCGTGCTCGGGCTGGCGTTGCGGCGGTGGATCAGCACGCTGGTCGCCGCGCTGCTGACGGTGCTGCTGGCGGTGCTGGTGCTACCCCGCGGAATCCCGGACTCGCCGACTCCCGTGCAGGGCACGCCGCTGCGGGTGCTGTCGGTCAACCTGTACTTCGGCCAAGCGCAGCCGGAGCGGGTGGTCGAGTTGGTGCGCAGCCGCCGGGTCGACGTGCTGAGCCTGCAGGAGGTCACGCCGGAGGCAGTCGCCGCGCTGGACCGCGCGGGCCTGCGCGAGCTGCTGCCGCACCGCGTCGTGCACGCCCGTCCCGGCGCGGACGGGACCGGGATCGCCTCCCGCTTCCCGATGCGCGAGTTGTCGCTGGTGCCGCCGACCTCGCTGGCGCAGCCCTCCGCGCGCATCGACCTGCCCGGCGGGCGGGACGTCGAGTTCGTCGGGGTGCACCCGCTGTACCCGATGGGCGCGGACACCGCCGGATCATGGCTGCGCGAGATCACCGCGCTGCCCGGACCGCCCGCGGAGGGCGGCCCGGCCCGGGTTCTCGCGGGTGACTTCAACGGGACGCTGGACCACACGCCGCTGCGCACGATGCTCGGGCGCGGCTATTCGGACGCGGCCGAGGTCACCGGCGGCGGGTTCACCCCGACCTGGGGCAGCGGCTGGGTGCCGCGGGTGACCATCGATCACGTGCTGACCAGCGCGGGCGTGGTTGCGCAGGCGTACTCGGTGCTGGACGTGCCGGGCAGCGATCACCGCGCGGTGTTCGCGCACCTGGTGGTCCCGAGCTGA
- a CDS encoding ABC transporter permease has protein sequence MTTTVERSADTAAQPVAHGRIGPLRAARHGLVLAGRSVLKIRKTPAALLDVTLQPVLFLVMFVYLLGGAIAADTGAYLQITLPGVMAMNMVFGSLGTGMQLNTDINKGVFDRFRSLPIARSAPLVGAVLGDIVRYMVSLAVLLVVATLMGFRIQTGPVQLAAAIVVVLAFALAMCWITVFIGMLVRSEQAVPGVAMSVMFPLTMGSNVFAPTDTMPGWLQAWVKVNPVTQLADTARGLMIGGPVAGPLTATVIWMAVIVAVFFPLAMWAYSRRV, from the coding sequence ATGACCACCACCGTCGAACGTTCCGCCGACACCGCGGCGCAGCCGGTGGCGCACGGTCGCATCGGTCCGCTGCGGGCGGCCCGGCACGGCCTGGTGCTGGCCGGACGCAGCGTCCTGAAGATCCGCAAGACTCCGGCGGCGCTGCTGGACGTGACCTTGCAGCCGGTCCTGTTCCTGGTCATGTTCGTCTACCTGCTCGGCGGCGCGATCGCCGCGGACACCGGCGCGTACCTGCAGATCACGCTGCCCGGCGTGATGGCGATGAACATGGTCTTCGGCAGCCTCGGCACCGGCATGCAGCTCAACACCGACATCAACAAGGGCGTGTTCGACCGGTTCCGCAGCCTGCCGATCGCCCGCTCGGCGCCGCTGGTCGGAGCCGTGCTCGGCGACATCGTCCGCTACATGGTGTCGCTGGCGGTGCTGCTGGTGGTGGCGACGCTGATGGGCTTCCGCATCCAGACCGGGCCGGTGCAGCTGGCGGCCGCGATCGTGGTGGTGCTGGCGTTCGCGCTGGCGATGTGCTGGATCACGGTGTTCATCGGGATGCTGGTGCGCAGCGAGCAGGCGGTGCCCGGGGTGGCGATGTCGGTCATGTTCCCGCTGACCATGGGCAGCAACGTGTTCGCGCCGACCGACACGATGCCCGGGTGGCTGCAGGCGTGGGTGAAGGTCAACCCGGTCACGCAGCTCGCGGACACCGCGCGCGGGCTGATGATCGGCGGGCCGGTGGCCGGTCCGCTGACCGCGACGGTGATCTGGATGGCGGTGATCGTGGCGGTGTTCTTCCCGCTCGCGATGTGGGCGTACAGCAGGCGGGTGTGA
- a CDS encoding DedA family protein has product MHSTALAAAPAEPTGFTAWVIGVMETLGGPGAGLIIAIENLFPPIPSELILPLAGFTASQGNMNIFAAVLWTTAGSLLGALALYWLGHALGRERMHRIAAKMPLVKLSDVDRTEAWFGKHGVKAVFFGRMIPLFRSFISLPAGVEKMPLPTFVLFTSLGSLIWNTVFVVAGYLLGQNWYLVEQYAGILSKVVLAVVALAIAYFVISRVRQTRRERDEADDADAPTDQFPRVTHPESPTERLPRIR; this is encoded by the coding sequence ATGCACTCGACCGCACTGGCCGCCGCGCCCGCCGAGCCGACCGGGTTCACCGCCTGGGTCATCGGCGTGATGGAAACTCTCGGCGGCCCCGGCGCCGGCCTGATCATCGCGATCGAGAACCTGTTCCCGCCGATCCCCAGCGAACTCATCCTGCCGCTGGCCGGGTTCACCGCCAGCCAGGGCAACATGAACATCTTCGCGGCGGTGCTGTGGACGACGGCCGGATCGCTGCTCGGCGCGCTCGCGCTGTACTGGCTCGGCCACGCGCTCGGCAGGGAGCGGATGCACCGGATCGCGGCGAAGATGCCGCTGGTCAAGCTCTCCGACGTGGACCGCACCGAGGCGTGGTTCGGCAAGCACGGCGTGAAGGCGGTGTTCTTCGGCCGGATGATCCCGCTGTTCCGCAGCTTCATCTCGCTGCCCGCAGGGGTGGAGAAGATGCCGCTGCCCACGTTCGTGCTGTTCACCAGCCTCGGCAGCCTGATCTGGAACACCGTGTTCGTGGTGGCGGGCTACCTGCTCGGGCAGAACTGGTACCTCGTCGAGCAGTACGCGGGCATCCTCTCCAAGGTCGTCCTGGCCGTGGTCGCACTGGCCATCGCCTACTTCGTGATCTCCCGCGTCCGGCAAACCCGCCGCGAGCGCGACGAGGCGGACGATGCGGATGCCCCCACCGACCAGTTCCCCCGCGTCACCCACCCCGAAAGCCCCACCGAACGCCTCCCCCGCATCCGCTGA
- a CDS encoding ATP-binding cassette domain-containing protein, with protein MSHAIQAEGLVKRFGGTTALDGIDLAAPTGSILGVLGPNGAGKTTAVRILATLLRPDAGEARIAGHDLRREAVAVRSKIGLTGQYASVDEELTGTENLVLIGRLLELPRREARARSAELLERFGLSDAAHRSLKTYSGGMRRRLDLAASLVGRPELLYLDEPTTGLDPRSRNQVWDMVRTLTEEGVTVLLTTQYLEEADHLADRISVIDHGRVVAEGRADELKRRTGSQTLLVRPSDPADAAEVRRIVAELTAAQPATADEGALITAPVDDPVLLSALVRRLDDAGITADELALRLPSLDEVFLALTGKPAEEPGSAETGQEDVA; from the coding sequence ATGTCCCACGCGATCCAGGCCGAAGGTCTGGTGAAACGGTTCGGCGGCACCACGGCGCTGGACGGAATCGACCTGGCCGCGCCCACCGGCTCGATCCTCGGCGTGCTCGGACCGAACGGCGCGGGCAAGACCACCGCCGTGCGGATCCTGGCCACGCTGCTGCGGCCGGACGCGGGCGAAGCGCGCATCGCAGGGCACGACCTGCGCCGCGAAGCGGTGGCGGTGCGCAGCAAGATCGGGCTCACCGGGCAGTACGCCTCGGTGGACGAGGAACTGACCGGCACCGAGAACCTGGTGCTGATCGGCAGGTTGCTCGAGCTGCCCCGCCGCGAGGCGCGCGCCCGCTCCGCCGAGCTGCTGGAGCGCTTCGGCCTGTCCGACGCGGCGCACCGGTCGCTGAAGACCTACTCCGGCGGGATGCGCAGGCGGCTCGACCTGGCCGCCAGCCTGGTCGGCAGGCCCGAACTGCTCTACCTCGACGAACCCACCACCGGGCTGGACCCGCGCAGCCGCAACCAGGTGTGGGACATGGTCCGCACGCTCACCGAAGAAGGCGTCACCGTGCTGCTGACCACCCAATACCTGGAGGAGGCCGACCACCTCGCGGACCGCATCAGCGTGATCGACCACGGTCGGGTCGTCGCCGAGGGCCGCGCCGACGAGCTCAAGCGCCGCACCGGCAGCCAGACCCTGCTGGTGCGGCCGAGCGATCCCGCCGACGCCGCCGAGGTGCGGCGGATCGTCGCCGAACTCACCGCGGCCCAGCCCGCGACCGCCGACGAAGGCGCCTTGATCACCGCGCCGGTGGACGATCCCGTGCTGCTGTCCGCCCTGGTGCGCAGGCTCGACGACGCCGGGATCACCGCCGACGAGCTGGCGTTGCGGCTGCCCAGCCTGGACGAGGTTTTCCTGGCGCTGACCGGCAAACCGGCCGAGGAACCCGGCAGCGCCGAGACCGGACAGGAGGACGTGGCATGA
- a CDS encoding ABC transporter ATP-binding protein, with amino-acid sequence MTSPVSTPTQPLTGSAADQRLRGRGLRLAYGERVVVDGLDIDVPDGTISAVIGPNGCGKSTLLRALARLLPPKSGQVLLDGKQIHKMPTKEVARVLGLLPQSPQAPEGLTVADLVARGRHPHQSWYRQWSSDDERAVAESLALTGIGDLAERAVDELSGGQRQRAWLSMALAQGTDLLLLDEPTTYLDLSHQVEVLDLIGRLHDDSGRTVVMVLHDLNLAARYADRLVAMRDGAIVAEGAPGEVLTEELLADVFGLNAKVIPDPVAGTPMVVPVGGRQTPSVPNETGR; translated from the coding sequence ATGACCTCACCCGTGTCCACACCCACCCAGCCGCTCACCGGCTCCGCAGCCGACCAGCGGTTGCGCGGCCGCGGGCTGCGGCTGGCCTACGGCGAACGGGTCGTCGTGGACGGCCTCGACATCGACGTGCCGGACGGCACGATCTCGGCCGTGATCGGGCCGAACGGCTGCGGCAAGTCGACCCTGCTGCGCGCGCTGGCGCGGCTGCTGCCGCCGAAGAGCGGGCAGGTGCTGCTGGACGGCAAGCAGATCCACAAGATGCCGACCAAGGAGGTCGCCCGCGTGCTCGGCCTGCTGCCGCAGTCGCCGCAGGCGCCGGAGGGGCTGACGGTGGCCGATCTGGTCGCGCGCGGCAGGCACCCGCACCAGTCCTGGTACCGGCAGTGGTCCTCGGACGACGAGCGGGCGGTGGCCGAGTCGCTGGCGTTGACCGGCATCGGCGACCTGGCGGAGCGCGCGGTCGACGAGCTCTCCGGCGGCCAGCGGCAGCGCGCCTGGCTGTCCATGGCGCTGGCGCAGGGCACCGATCTGCTGCTGCTCGACGAGCCCACGACGTACCTGGACCTCTCGCATCAGGTGGAGGTGCTGGACCTGATCGGCAGGCTGCACGACGACAGCGGGCGGACCGTGGTCATGGTGCTGCACGACCTGAACCTGGCCGCCCGCTACGCGGACCGGCTGGTCGCGATGCGCGACGGGGCGATCGTGGCCGAGGGGGCGCCGGGCGAGGTGCTCACCGAGGAATTGCTGGCGGATGTCTTCGGGTTGAACGCCAAGGTGATTCCGGACCCGGTCGCGGGTACTCCGATGGTGGTGCCCGTAGGCGGCCGGCAAACGCCCAGCGTGCCGAACGAGACCGGTCGGTGA
- a CDS encoding DUF397 domain-containing protein translates to MGYDTGWLKSTRSSGTSNMCVEVRLTHRGVFVRDSKEPAGGHLGVSHAAWRRFLGEIADDRP, encoded by the coding sequence ATGGGTTACGACACGGGCTGGTTAAAGAGCACCCGGAGCTCCGGAACCAGCAACATGTGCGTTGAGGTCAGGTTGACCCACCGCGGTGTGTTCGTGCGGGATTCGAAGGAGCCTGCGGGTGGGCATCTGGGTGTGAGCCATGCGGCTTGGCGCCGGTTCCTGGGTGAGATTGCGGACGACCGACCCTGA